In Scatophagus argus isolate fScaArg1 chromosome 3, fScaArg1.pri, whole genome shotgun sequence, one genomic interval encodes:
- the LOC124054258 gene encoding piggyBac transposable element-derived protein 4-like: protein MMWSLLHYHFVPGGPLGCSWILMWSTVHVIFSSFFFSKEVVRVLCRNTNIYAAKKIAGGQKRKWSDVTIDEVYHFLSLVIYHGLVKTTAGRDMWRRGRLYSLAFPASVMPGYRYEAILALFHMSDPADDVANDLLRGQPGFDGLCRLNPLQDQILTACRAYYHPRQNLSVDERMVATKARIGMKQFMKEKPTKWGYKLFVLADSSNGYTCDFTIYEGKARTPSGQGLSFDSVVNLLRVPYLGTGYGVFVDNFYTSAKLFVHLHGIGFGACGTVRESRLGFPRTTINALPKAAARGDMRWIRSGPLLFVKWKDTREVAMCSTIHKAYTGKTSARRVKNKRTGIWSTENIPIPEPVSAYNKFMGGVDLSDALIKYFSVTQKTRRWYMKLFLHFVDIAVVNSFLLYKEMAVAKGERALTQKAYREVLCCQLADVGQQQPCPPAETSVEATGGPSTSGQEKQRPKGCFPVPIGAPSSDPRLKATEGRRKCVHCKKKTIFMCRSCEVPLCIIVDRLCFTEWHDLQCTQ, encoded by the coding sequence ATGATGTGGAGCCTCCTCCACTACCATTTCGTCCCAGGAGGACCCCTGGGGTGCAGCTGGATCCTCATGTGGAGTACAGTCCATGTGATCTTTTCCagcttttttttcagcaaagaAGTTGTACGTGTTTTGTGCAGGAACACAAACATCTACGCTGCAAAAAAAATAGCTGGTGGccagaagaggaagtggagtGATGTGACCATTGATGAGGTTTACCACTTCTTGAGCCTTGTCATCTATCACGGCCTGGTGAAGACAACAGCTGGGCGTGATATGTGGAGAAGGGGCCGTTTGTACAGTTTGGCTTTCCCTGCGTCCGTTATGCCTGGATACCGCTATGAAGCAATACTGGCGTTGTTTCATATGAGCGATCCAGCTGATGACGTCGCCAATGACCTGCTTCGAGGCCAGCCTGGCTTTGATGGTCTCTGCCGCCTCAATCCACTTCAGGATCAAATCCTGACTGCCTGCAGAGCATACTACCATCCACGTCAGAACCTCTCGGTGGACGAGCGTATGGTTGCCACTAAGGCAAGAATTGGGATGAAGCAGTTCATGAAGGAGAAGCCCACCAAGTGGGGGTATAAGCTGTTTGTGCTGGCGGACAGCTCAAATGGCTATACTTGTGACTTCACCATCTACGAGGGAAAGGCAAGGACGCCGTCTGGCCAGGGCCTGAGTTTTGATTCTGTGGTGAACCTGCTCAGAGTCCCGTATCTCGGCACTGGGTATGGTGTTTTTGTGGACAACTTTTACACCAGCGCCAAGTTGTTTGTTCACCTCCACGGAATTGGCTTCGGCGCCTGTGGCACAGTCAGGGAGAGCAGGCTTGGCTTCCCACGAACCACCATCAACGCCTTGCCAAAAGCCGCTGCCCGGGGTGACATGAGGTGGATCAGGAGTGGGCCATTGCTTTTTGTGAAATGGAAGGACACAAGAGAAGTAGCAATGTGCTCCACCATCCACAAAGCCTACACAGGGAAGACCAGCGCACGGCGGGTGAAAAACAAGCGGACTGGCATCTGGTCAACAGAAAACATTCCCATCCCCGAGCCAGTCAGTGCATACAACAAGTTCATGGGGGGCGTGGATTTGTCCGATGCACTGatcaaatatttttctgtcaccCAGAAGACCAGGAGGTGGTACATGAAGCTCTTCCTGCACTTTGTGGATATCGCTGTCGTGAACAGCTTCCTCCTCTACAAGGAGATGGCAGTGGCTAAGGGTGAGAGGGCCCTCACTCAAAAGGCCTACAGAGAGGTGCTGTGCTGTCAGCTTGCTGATGTGGGGCAACAACAGCCATGTCCACCAGCAGAGACTTCCGTTGAAGCCACTGGTGGGCCATCTACCTCTGGCCAGGAAAAGCAGAGGCCAAAAGGGTGCTTTCCTGTCCCCATTGGAGCCCCCTCTTCAGATCCCAGACTGAAGGCAACCGAGGGCAGGAGGAAGTGTGTCCACTGCAAGAAGAAGACTATCTTCATGTGCAGGTCCTGTGAAGTGCCACTCTGCATTATTGTGGACAGACTTTGCTTCACAGAGTGGCATGATCTACAGTGCACACAATGA